The Prochlorococcus marinus CUG1433 genome contains the following window.
AGTCGTCCAAGAAGAGCGCTCTATGTAACTTATAATGCTAAAACTGAAGGCGATTTAAGAAAAGATTATTATGACTTTAAAAAGAACTCTCTTAAAGATGGATATGTAAGTTTAATAGGTCACTTTGAAGGAGAAGCAATTAAATGAAATACAAAACTATTAAAAACTTCAAAAACAAATTACAAAATTCTGATAACAATGAATTTGTAGATTTATTATTTGACTTTATTAAGGAGGAAGGAAAAACTAATTATGATGAATCAGTCACTCAATTACAACATAGTCTCCAAACAGCTTCACTCGCTCGCACTGAAGATGGCAGAAGGCATATAGTAATTGCTTCTTTGTTACACGATATAGGTCATCTTCTAATAGATGAAAATGACTCAAAAAATGATTTCTTAAAAAAAGATCTTAACCATGAAAATATTGCTTCAAATTTTTTAAAAGATTTTTTCTCTGAAGAAATTACAGAAAGTATTCGCTTACACGTTGTAGCAAAAAGATATTTATGCTCAATCGATAATTCTTATTATGAAAGTTTATCTAAAGCATCTAAAAATAGTTTTAAGGTACAAGGTGGTGCTTTAAATAAAGAAGAGATTAATGAACTAGAAAATAATAAATACTTCAAAGATGCAGTTCGATTAAGAAAATGGGATGATAGAGGAAAGGTTTCTCTTAAAGAAGTTGAAGAATTAGATACTTATAAAGAAATGATTGTTGCCGAAAGATTAGCTATCTATTAAAAATATATTCATAGCTTATATTTATAGATTCTTTAAGAGAATTGCTTATGAATGATGATTCAATTTTTTCTTTTATAAAGTTCTTTATTTTTAATTTCTTAATAAGTGGAAGGCATATTTTACAATGCAAGGTTGAAATTTTATTATTTTGAACATCACTTTTAGAGATAATATCAACATAAAAACTTTTTGATTCAATATTATTCTTTTCTAGAATTATTCCAAGAGTTGTTGAAATACAAGAAGCTAAAGATGCAGACAATAGATTTGAGGGTTTAGTCTGTTCGCAAGAATCATGTAAATTTCTATTCGAATTTGTTTTTATTTTTAATTGATTTTCGAAGATAATTTCACTCCGAAATTCACCTACATATTTCGCCTTAATTGACATATAAAAATAGCTATTTTTAAGAGCTTATTATGGGTAAATTAAGTTAAGATTAAGGCCAAAAAATTTTGCTAAATTTAATAATTGATTAAAAAATTTTAAATGCAATTTTCTGATAGATATCTAAGTATTTGGGTTTTCTTAGCAATGTGTATTG
Protein-coding sequences here:
- a CDS encoding OsmC family protein, with the protein product MSIKAKYVGEFRSEIIFENQLKIKTNSNRNLHDSCEQTKPSNLLSASLASCISTTLGIILEKNNIESKSFYVDIISKSDVQNNKISTLHCKICLPLIKKLKIKNFIKEKIESSFISNSLKESINISYEYIFNR
- a CDS encoding HD domain-containing protein — its product is MKYKTIKNFKNKLQNSDNNEFVDLLFDFIKEEGKTNYDESVTQLQHSLQTASLARTEDGRRHIVIASLLHDIGHLLIDENDSKNDFLKKDLNHENIASNFLKDFFSEEITESIRLHVVAKRYLCSIDNSYYESLSKASKNSFKVQGGALNKEEINELENNKYFKDAVRLRKWDDRGKVSLKEVEELDTYKEMIVAERLAIY